From a region of the Rhodococcus sp. 4CII genome:
- a CDS encoding IniB N-terminal domain-containing protein encodes MATNAVLDFILGLLRDEQAAAAYCANPTDALCAAGLQGVSHADIVAVAPLVAESGLFAGSGADLAAIVGAGANVVHDVAGGIGAGVGGGLGGGLGAGLGLGGGLGGAVGLGAGAGLGLGAGLGGDFDFAGELAAGLSAALGAALEIGGEIGAQLGAALGAALDAALSLTGGLDLGSALDIGTVVSGALGGALGLGADVTAQLATTLTAAITALPVLNVAGGLTGILAPALSIGGDLGAELGAALGAALGSVVDLGGSLDGDILTGVAGGLDLGAVLGTTLGSVLGVDAGLGGALGGALDAAIGAGGGLGATLDGLLGGDLLGDVAGSLGGVLGTDLGAVLGGALGGVLGAGGDLSADLGGALGATLGSIADLGGGLDLDAILGAGGSLGGALGGLLGGELGVGGDLTAGLGTALDAVLGAGGGLDLGAVLGTDAGLGGALSGILGGVLGAGGDVSADLGGALGGLLGGALDLDGGLGGALSGALDSGLGLDAALGTVLGGALGLDGGLATELGTTLDAVLGAGGVTDIDLGGLLGGGLDLGAGLGLGGDLGLGGELTSELTTALSGALGLGGDAGANLGTVLGGALESGLGLGGVLDTGADLGTTISSALGGVLGVDGDATAGLGAALDAVLGADGGIDLGGATDLGGLLGGAFGAGGAAGADLGAALGGVLGGALETGGALDLDSVLGAEGSIGSTLGTALGGVLGADGGLSATLGSALETALEAGGGLDLDSALDADLGLDAAAGVGGALDGALDAGTELAGGLTGGVDGALGGLLDAGSELTGNVGGAVGGGVAGGADAAAGIGAGVAAGVGAVADAGADLGGSLGTNLVGGLDTAGGLGAGLTSGLTGGLGGLLDTGAGLGSALTGSVGGAVDAVGDVGASVGAVADAGASLDANLGGALDTAADLGGTVGGALDTAANVGGSLGGTVDAAAGLGGGVAGGIEGGVDSAVNATAGLTGGLDATTDAAADLGAGLSGGVGGLGSLGTSVGGALDGAVDGAVDGGAAVGGALDGAASAGGSVAGGASAGADATADATTGGSADLGAVGGIVTDTTGSVAGGLGSTLGGAVDTGADTWSSIDADNAFGADSGLHGATDGSLFADTDSSVDLSHDVTGVVDHLEP; translated from the coding sequence ATGGCTACCAACGCCGTCCTCGACTTCATCCTCGGCCTTCTTCGCGACGAGCAGGCGGCCGCGGCCTACTGCGCCAACCCGACCGATGCGCTGTGCGCCGCCGGCCTGCAGGGTGTGAGTCACGCCGACATCGTCGCCGTCGCTCCCCTGGTCGCGGAGTCGGGATTGTTCGCGGGCAGCGGAGCCGATCTGGCCGCGATCGTGGGCGCCGGTGCGAATGTCGTCCATGACGTCGCCGGCGGTATCGGCGCGGGTGTCGGTGGCGGCCTGGGCGGCGGCCTGGGTGCGGGCCTCGGTCTCGGCGGTGGCCTCGGCGGGGCCGTCGGTCTCGGTGCGGGCGCCGGCCTCGGCCTCGGCGCCGGCCTGGGCGGCGACTTCGACTTCGCCGGGGAACTGGCAGCTGGTTTGAGCGCCGCTCTCGGTGCGGCCCTGGAGATCGGCGGCGAGATCGGTGCACAGCTCGGCGCAGCACTGGGTGCTGCCCTCGACGCGGCCCTCTCCCTCACCGGTGGCCTCGACCTCGGCAGCGCCCTCGACATCGGCACCGTGGTCAGCGGCGCCCTCGGCGGCGCCCTCGGACTGGGTGCCGACGTGACCGCGCAGCTCGCCACCACTCTCACCGCGGCCATCACGGCACTGCCGGTGCTCAACGTGGCCGGTGGTCTCACCGGGATCCTCGCGCCCGCACTGTCGATCGGCGGCGACCTGGGCGCCGAGCTGGGTGCGGCACTCGGTGCCGCGCTCGGCAGCGTCGTGGACCTGGGTGGCAGCCTGGACGGCGACATCCTCACCGGCGTCGCCGGCGGCCTGGATCTCGGTGCCGTTCTCGGAACGACCCTCGGGAGCGTGCTCGGTGTCGACGCCGGTCTCGGTGGCGCACTGGGTGGTGCGCTCGACGCGGCCATCGGTGCCGGTGGCGGATTGGGTGCCACCCTCGACGGCCTGCTCGGCGGTGACCTGCTCGGTGACGTCGCCGGTTCGCTCGGCGGGGTGCTCGGTACCGACCTCGGTGCGGTCCTCGGTGGCGCGCTCGGTGGTGTTCTCGGTGCCGGCGGCGACCTGAGCGCCGACCTCGGTGGGGCGCTGGGCGCGACCCTCGGTTCGATCGCGGATCTGGGCGGCGGGCTGGACCTCGACGCGATCCTCGGTGCGGGCGGCAGCCTCGGCGGGGCGCTGGGCGGTCTGCTCGGTGGTGAACTCGGAGTGGGCGGCGACCTCACGGCCGGTCTGGGTACCGCGCTGGACGCCGTGCTCGGTGCCGGCGGCGGACTCGACCTCGGCGCGGTGCTCGGTACCGACGCCGGCCTGGGTGGCGCGTTGAGCGGCATCCTCGGTGGTGTTCTCGGTGCCGGCGGCGACGTCAGCGCCGACCTCGGCGGCGCGCTGGGCGGTCTGCTCGGCGGCGCCCTGGACCTGGACGGCGGCCTGGGCGGCGCCCTGTCCGGCGCACTCGACAGCGGACTGGGACTGGACGCCGCACTCGGCACGGTCCTCGGCGGCGCACTCGGCCTGGACGGTGGCCTGGCCACCGAACTGGGCACCACCCTCGACGCCGTGCTCGGCGCCGGCGGCGTGACGGACATCGACCTCGGCGGCCTGCTGGGCGGCGGCCTGGACCTCGGCGCCGGCCTCGGGCTGGGCGGCGACCTGGGCCTGGGCGGAGAACTGACGTCGGAGCTGACGACGGCGCTGAGCGGGGCCCTCGGCCTGGGCGGCGACGCCGGCGCGAACCTCGGAACCGTCCTGGGTGGCGCGTTGGAGAGCGGGCTCGGGCTGGGCGGTGTCCTCGACACCGGTGCCGATCTGGGCACCACGATCAGCAGTGCGCTCGGTGGCGTCCTCGGAGTCGACGGTGACGCGACCGCCGGTCTGGGTGCGGCGCTCGACGCGGTCCTCGGCGCGGACGGCGGGATCGACCTCGGCGGCGCGACCGACCTCGGTGGCCTGCTGGGCGGGGCGTTCGGTGCCGGCGGCGCGGCGGGCGCGGACCTCGGTGCTGCGCTCGGCGGAGTGCTCGGCGGCGCACTGGAAACCGGCGGCGCCCTCGACCTCGACAGCGTGCTCGGCGCGGAGGGCAGCATCGGAAGCACCCTGGGCACCGCTCTCGGCGGCGTCCTGGGAGCTGACGGTGGCCTCAGCGCGACCCTCGGTTCCGCACTGGAGACGGCACTGGAGGCCGGTGGCGGACTCGATCTCGACTCCGCTCTGGACGCAGACCTGGGCCTCGATGCCGCGGCCGGCGTGGGTGGCGCCCTGGACGGTGCGCTCGACGCGGGCACCGAACTCGCGGGTGGCCTGACGGGCGGCGTCGACGGCGCGCTCGGCGGACTGCTCGACGCCGGCAGTGAGCTGACGGGCAATGTGGGCGGGGCGGTCGGCGGCGGTGTCGCGGGCGGCGCCGACGCGGCGGCCGGCATCGGTGCCGGTGTCGCGGCAGGTGTCGGCGCGGTCGCCGACGCCGGGGCGGACCTGGGCGGCAGCCTCGGAACCAACCTGGTCGGCGGACTGGACACGGCCGGTGGCCTGGGCGCCGGTCTGACCAGCGGCCTCACCGGCGGTCTGGGTGGACTCCTCGACACCGGTGCGGGCCTCGGCTCGGCACTGACGGGCAGCGTCGGCGGTGCCGTCGACGCGGTCGGCGATGTCGGTGCCTCGGTCGGCGCGGTCGCCGATGCCGGTGCGAGCCTGGACGCAAATCTGGGCGGCGCCCTCGACACGGCGGCTGACCTGGGCGGCACCGTCGGTGGCGCTCTGGACACGGCCGCGAACGTCGGCGGAAGCCTCGGCGGCACGGTGGACGCGGCTGCCGGCCTCGGCGGCGGCGTCGCCGGTGGAATCGAAGGCGGCGTGGACAGCGCAGTGAACGCCACGGCCGGCCTGACCGGTGGCCTGGACGCCACCACCGACGCGGCCGCCGACCTCGGCGCCGGACTGTCGGGTGGTGTGGGCGGACTCGGATCGCTCGGCACCTCGGTCGGAGGCGCACTCGACGGTGCCGTCGACGGAGCGGTCGACGGGGGAGCTGCCGTCGGCGGCGCTCTCGACGGCGCAGCGTCCGCCGGTGGATCGGTCGCGGGTGGCGCTTCCGCCGGCGCGGACGCCACTGCGGATGCCACCACGGGCGGTTCCGCGGACCTCGGTGCGGTCGGCGGGATCGTGACCGACACCACCGGGTCGGTCGCAGGCGGCCTGGGGTCCACCCTGGGCGGCGCCGTCGACACCGGAGCCGACACCTGGTCGTCGATCGACGCGGACAACGCGTTCGGCGCCGACTCGGGCCTGCACGGTGCCACCGATGGCTCGCTGTTCGCCGACACCGACTCCTCGGTGGACCTCTCGCACGACGTCACGGGCGTGGTCGATCACCTCGAGCCGTGA